The following proteins are co-located in the Xiphophorus maculatus strain JP 163 A chromosome 24, X_maculatus-5.0-male, whole genome shotgun sequence genome:
- the LOC102217063 gene encoding sodium/potassium-transporting ATPase subunit alpha-1, which yields MGLGKGKDDYKPAATSEHGEKKHKKGKQKKDMDELKKEVDLDDHKLTLDELHRKYGTDLSRGLSASRAKEILARDGPNALTPPPTTPEWVKFCKQLFGGFSMLLWIGAILCFLAYGIQAASEDEPANDNLYLGIVLSAVVIITGCFSYYQEAKSSKIMESFKNLVPQQALVVRDGEKKSINAEEVVAGDLVEVKGGDRIPADLRVISAQGCKVDNSSLTGESEPQTRSPDFTNDNPLETRNIAFFSTNCVEGTARGIVINTGDRTVMGRIATLASSLEGGKTPIAIEIEHFIHIITGVAVFLGVSFFILSLILGYGWLEAVIFLIGIIVANVPEGLLATVTVCLTLTAKRMAKKNCLVKNLEAVETLGSTSTICSDKTGTLTQNRMTVAHMWFDNQIHEADTTENQSGTSFDRSSATWASLARIAGLCNRAVFLAEQSNVPILKRDVAGDASEAALLKCIELCCGSVKDMREKYPKVAEIPFNSTNKYQLSIHKNTTPGESKHLLVMKGAPERILDRCSTIVLQGKEQPLDDEMRDAFQNAYVELGGLGERVLGFCHFHLPDDQFPDGFAFDTDEVNFPTENLCFIGLMAMIDPPRAAVPDAVGKCRSAGIKVIMVTGDHPITAKAIAKGVGIISEGNETVEDIAARLNVPISEVNPRDAKACVVHGGELKELTTDQLDEILKHHTEIVFARTSPQQKLIIVEGCQRQGAIVAVTGDGVNDSPALKKADIGVAMGIAGSDVSKQAADMILLDDNFASIVTGVEEGRLIFDNLKKSIAYTLTSNIPEISPFLLFIIANIPLPLGTVTILCIDLGTDMVPAISLAYEAAESDIMKRQPRNPKTDKLVNERLISMAYGQIGMMQATAGFFTYFVILAENGFLPMDLIGIRVLWDDKFVNDLEDSYGQQWTYERRKIVEFTCHTAFFTSIVIVQWADLIICKTRRNSIMQQGMKNRILIFGLFEETALAAFLSYCPGMDVALRMYPLKPSWWFCAFPYSFLIFLYDEVRRYILRRSPGGWVELETYY from the exons ATGGGGCTTGGA AAAGGGAAGGATGACTACAAGCCGGCCGCGACGTCAGAACACGGTGAGAAGAAGCACAAGAAGGGGAAGCAGAAGAAGGATATGGACGAGCTGAAGAAAGAAGTGGATCTG GATGATCACAAGCTGACATTGGATGAACTTCACAGAAAATACGGCACGGACCTATCAAGG GGTCTTTCCGCCTCCAGAGCAAAAGAGATTCTAGCCCGAGATGGTCCAAATGCCCTGACACCTCCCCCAACCACACCCGAATGGGTGAAGTTCTGCAAGCAG CTGTTTGGTGGTTTCTCCATGCTGCTGTGGATTGGGGCGATCCTCTGCTTCCTCGCTTATGGTATTCAGGCTGCTTCAGAAGATGAACCGGCAAACGATAAC TTGTATTTGGGTATTGTGCTGTCTGCTGTCGTCATCATCACTGGTTGCTTCTCCTATTACCAAGAAGCCAAGAGCTCCAAGATCATGGAGTCCTTTAAGAACCTGGTCCCACAG CAAGCCCTGGTTGTCCGTGACGGGGAGAAGAAGAGCATCAATGCTGAGGAAGTGGTGGCCGGAGATTTGGTGGAAGTGAAGGGCGGAGACAGGATCCCTGCTGATCTCAGGGTCATCTCTGCTCAAGGCTGCAAG gtgGACAACTCCTCACTTACTGGTGAATCAGAACCCCAGACCCGATCCCCAGATTTCACCAACGACAACCCGCTGGAGACCAGGAACATTGCTTTCTTCTCCACCAACTGTGTTGAAG GAACTGCCAGAGGAATCGTCATCAACACCGGAGACCGAACCGTTATGGGTCGCATTGCCACCTTGGCTTCCAGTCTGGAGGGAGGAAAAACTCCCATTGCCATTGAGATCGAACACTTCATCCACATCATCACCGGCGTGGCCGTCTTCCTGGGTGTGTCTTTCTTCATCCTCTCCCTCATCCTTGGCTATGGATGGCTGGAGGCCGTCATCTTCCTCATTGGTATCATTGTGGCCAACGTTCCAGAAGGTCTCCTAGCTACCGTCACT gtgtgtctgaCTCTGACTGCCAAGCGTATGGCCAAGAAGAACTGCCTGGTGAAGAACCTGGAAGCTGTGGAGACTCTGGGCTCCACCTCCACCATCTGCTCCGACAAGACCGGCACCCTGACCCAGAACAGGATGACCGTGGCCCACATGTGGTTCGACAACCAGATCCACGAAGCCGACACCACCGAGAACCAGAGTGGCACCTCGTTTGACCGGAGCTCGGCCACCTGGGCGTCTCTGGCCAGGATCGCCGGACTCTGCAACCGAGCCGTCTTCCTGGCCGAGCAGAGCAACGTTCCCATCCTCAAG AGAGATGTGGCTGGTGACGCCTCAGAAGCTGCCTTGCTCAAGTGTATTGAGCTGTGCTGCGGTTCTGTTAAGGACATGAGAGAGAAGTACCCCAAGGTCGCTGAGATTCCATTCAACTCAACCAACAAATACCAG CTGTCCATCCACAAGAACACGACTCCCGGAGAAAGCAAGCACCTGCTGGTGATGAAGGGAGCCCCAGAGAGGATTCTGGACCGCTGCTCCACCATCGTGCTGCAGGGCAAGGAGCAGCCTCTGGATGACGAGATGAGGGACGCTTTTCAGAACGCCTACGTGGAGCTGGGAGGTCTAGGAGAGCGAGTTCTCG gtTTCTGCCACTTCCATCTGCCCGACGACCAGTTCCCAGATGGCTTTGCTTTTGACACTGATGAAGTGAACTTCCCGACTGAGAACCTGTGCTTCATCGGCCTCATGGCCATGATTGACCCACCACGTGCCGCGGTGCCGGACGCTGTGGGCAAATGCAGGAGTGCAGGAATCAAG GTAATCATGGTGACAGGTGACCATCCAATCACAGCCAAGGCCATCGCTAAAGGCGTTGGTATCATCTCTGAAGGCAATGAGACTGTTGAGGACATTGCCGCCCGCCTGAACGTTCCCATTTCAGAAGTCAACCCCAG GGATGCCAAAGCTTGCGTCGTTCACGGCGGTGAGCTCAAAGAGTTGACGACAGACCAGCTCGACGAGATCTTAAAGCACCACACAGAAATCGTCTTCGCCAGAACGTCACCCCAGCAGAAGCTGATCATCGTTGAGGGTTGCCAGAGGCAG GGAGCCATTGTGGCGGTGACGGGTGACGGCGTCAACGACTCTCCAGCTCTGAAGAAAGCCGACATCGGCGTCGCCATGGGAATCGCCGGGTCCGACGTGTCCAAGCAGGCGGCCGACATGATCCTGCTGGACGACAACTTTGCCTCCATCGTCACCGGAGTGGAAGAAG GCCGTCTGATCTTTGACAACCTGAAGAAATCCATCGCCTACACTCTGACCAGTAACATCCCTGAGATCTCacccttcctcctcttcatcatcgcCAACATCCCTCTGCCTCTGGGCACCGTCACCATCCTCTGCATCGACCTGGGAACAGACATG GTTCCCGCCATCTCCCTGGCTTATGAAGCAGCTGAGAGCGACATCATGAAGAGACAGCCCCGGAACCCCAAAACAGACAAACTGGTGAACGAGAGGCTTATTAGCATGGCCTATGGTCAAATCG GTATGATGCAGGCCACAGCTGGGTTCTTCACATACTTTGTGATCTTGGCTGAAAATGGCTTCCTCCCCATGGACCTGATTGGAATCAGAGTCCTCTGGGATGACAAATTTGTAAATGACCTGGAAGACAGCTATGGACAGCAGTGG ACATACGAGAGAAGAAAGATCGTTGAGTTCACCTGCCACACAGCTTTCTTCACCAGTATTGTGATCGTCCAGTGGGCCGATTTGATCATCTGTAAGACCAGGAGGAACTCTATTATGCAGCAAGGAATGAA GAACCGCATCCTGATCTTCGGACTCTTTGAGGAGACAGCTCTGGCTGCTTTCCTGTCATACTGTCCAGGCATGGATGTGGCCCTCAGAATGTACCCTCTTAa GCCTTCTTGGTGGTTCTGTGCCTTCCCATACtccttcctcatcttcctctaCGATGAAGTTAGAAGATATATCCTCAGACGCAGCCCAGGAG GTTGGGTGGAACTGGAGACATACTACTGA